The following are encoded together in the Microterricola viridarii genome:
- the pheS gene encoding phenylalanine--tRNA ligase subunit alpha produces MSESTELPEAINAEAVITESTVAAAVDAALAAIEAAGDSAALKAVRTAHTGEASPLAQLNATLRDVPKEQKAALGKLVGQARARVNQAFAAREEGIVAAEAAAQLEAEALDVTALASRYRPGARHPLTLLQDRVSDVFTGMGWEIAEGPEVESEWFNFDALNFDADHPARAMQDTFFIDPPESHLVLRTHTSPVQVRSMLDRELPIYVLAPGRVYRTDEFDATHLPVFMQFEGLAVDKGLTMAHLKGTLDHFVKSIFGDEAKIRLRPSYFPFTEPSAELDFWHPTFKHGARWIEWGGCGMINPNVLRAAGIDPEVYSGFAFGMGIERGLMLRSDVKDMREMVEGDVRFSQQFGMVV; encoded by the coding sequence GTGTCTGAGTCCACTGAGCTCCCTGAAGCTATAAACGCCGAAGCTGTAATCACCGAATCCACCGTCGCCGCGGCTGTCGACGCCGCGCTTGCGGCGATCGAGGCCGCCGGCGACTCCGCCGCGCTGAAGGCCGTGCGCACCGCGCACACCGGCGAGGCCTCGCCGCTCGCCCAGCTGAACGCCACGCTGCGCGATGTGCCGAAAGAGCAGAAAGCTGCCCTCGGCAAGCTCGTCGGCCAGGCCCGCGCCCGCGTGAACCAGGCGTTCGCCGCCCGCGAGGAAGGCATCGTCGCCGCCGAGGCCGCCGCGCAGCTGGAGGCCGAGGCGCTCGACGTCACGGCCCTGGCCAGCCGTTACCGCCCCGGCGCCCGGCATCCGCTCACCCTGCTGCAGGACCGCGTCTCTGACGTGTTCACCGGCATGGGCTGGGAGATCGCAGAGGGCCCGGAGGTGGAGAGCGAGTGGTTCAACTTCGACGCACTGAACTTCGACGCCGACCACCCGGCGCGCGCGATGCAGGACACCTTCTTCATCGATCCGCCCGAGTCTCACCTGGTGCTGCGCACGCACACCTCGCCGGTGCAGGTGCGCTCCATGCTCGACCGTGAGCTGCCCATCTACGTGCTGGCCCCCGGCCGCGTCTACCGCACCGACGAGTTCGACGCCACCCACCTGCCCGTGTTCATGCAGTTCGAGGGCCTCGCCGTCGACAAGGGCCTGACCATGGCGCACCTCAAGGGCACGCTGGACCACTTCGTGAAGTCGATCTTCGGCGACGAGGCCAAGATCCGTCTGCGCCCCAGCTACTTCCCGTTCACCGAGCCGAGCGCCGAGCTCGACTTCTGGCACCCCACGTTCAAGCACGGGGCGCGCTGGATCGAGTGGGGCGGCTGCGGCATGATCAACCCCAACGTGCTGCGGGCAGCCGGCATCGACCCTGAGGTCTACTCGGGCTTTGCCTTCGGAATGGGCATCGAGCGCGGCCTCATGCTGCGCAGCGACGTAAAAGACATGCGTGAAATGGTCGAGGGCGATGTGCGCTTCTCCCAGCAGTTCGGAATGGTGGTTTAG
- the pheT gene encoding phenylalanine--tRNA ligase subunit beta produces MRVPLSWLAEFVDLAPGTTADDVHAALVKVGLEEEEVHGFDLTGPIVVGEVLEFVEEPQANGKTIRWCQVRVAPDGQQAADGGDAVHGIVCGAGNFFVGDKVVVTLPGSVLPGPFPIAPRKTYGHVSDGMIASVRELGIGDDHDGILRLSTLGLDPEVGTDAIELLGLADEAVEINVTPDRGYAFSIRGVAREYSHATGAAFRDPAAHGQLTPTANEGFPVAFADDAPIHGRPGVSVFSTRVVRGIDPTRPTPPWMVSRLKLAGIRSISLPVDITNYVMLELGQPTHGYDLDKLSGGITVRRAAPGEKITTLDAQERALHTEDLLITDDSGAIGLAGVMGGASTEISDSTRNVLVEAANFDPVTVARSARRHKLPSEAAKRFERGVDPQIAAAATSRVAQLLVDLAGGTADDAGSLTGEASGATAILLPAGYVSGLIGVDYTNEEIRGSLAEVGGVIAETEGGLLVTPPSWRPDVTDKSDLAEEVARIVGYERIPSILPVAPAGHGLTREQRIRRTVADALAAAGSTEIIAFPFLPKALNDLYGAAQSAEVAQIKVANALDASAPYLRTTLLPGLIEAAKRNLSRGLTDVALYELGLVFTPEQGAVYGQATLPSAVQRPSAEQLAELNAGIPPQPRHVAALVVGNVVRKQPGQSAVPAGISDALAIVAQIGLATGADIEIVQGRHKAMHPGRTAELRVAGQHVGFAGELLPQIAADADLPRVVAVVELDLDAVIALAEPVVEATEIGTFPAATQDLTLLVAESVPAAAVLAAVREGAGELLEELHLVDDYRGAGLEEGQKSLTFALRFRAADRTLTAAEASEAKLAGAARAAELVGAATRE; encoded by the coding sequence ATGCGGGTGCCCCTGAGTTGGCTCGCGGAGTTCGTCGATCTCGCACCGGGAACGACCGCTGACGATGTGCACGCCGCACTCGTCAAGGTCGGCCTCGAAGAAGAAGAGGTGCACGGCTTCGACCTCACCGGACCGATCGTGGTCGGCGAGGTGCTCGAGTTCGTCGAGGAGCCGCAGGCCAACGGCAAGACCATCCGCTGGTGCCAGGTGCGTGTCGCGCCCGACGGCCAGCAGGCCGCCGACGGCGGCGACGCCGTGCACGGCATCGTCTGCGGTGCAGGCAACTTCTTCGTCGGTGACAAGGTCGTCGTGACCCTGCCCGGCTCCGTGCTGCCCGGGCCGTTCCCGATTGCGCCGCGCAAGACCTACGGTCACGTGTCCGACGGCATGATCGCCTCCGTGCGCGAGCTCGGAATCGGCGACGACCACGACGGCATCCTGCGGCTGTCGACGCTGGGGCTGGACCCCGAGGTCGGCACCGACGCCATTGAGCTGCTCGGCCTGGCCGACGAGGCCGTCGAGATCAATGTGACGCCGGACCGTGGCTACGCGTTCTCGATCCGCGGCGTCGCCCGCGAGTACTCGCACGCCACGGGGGCAGCGTTCCGCGACCCCGCCGCGCACGGCCAGCTCACCCCGACCGCCAACGAGGGCTTCCCCGTCGCCTTCGCCGACGACGCCCCGATCCACGGCCGCCCCGGCGTTTCCGTGTTCTCGACCCGCGTCGTGCGCGGCATCGACCCGACCCGGCCGACCCCGCCATGGATGGTGTCGCGCCTGAAGTTGGCCGGCATCCGCTCCATCTCGCTGCCGGTCGACATCACCAACTACGTCATGCTCGAGCTTGGCCAGCCGACCCACGGCTACGACCTTGACAAGCTGAGCGGCGGCATCACCGTGCGCCGTGCGGCGCCGGGGGAGAAGATCACCACCCTCGACGCGCAGGAGCGCGCGCTGCACACCGAGGACCTGCTCATCACCGACGACAGCGGAGCCATCGGCCTCGCCGGAGTCATGGGCGGCGCCAGCACCGAGATCAGCGACTCGACGCGCAACGTGCTCGTCGAGGCCGCCAACTTCGACCCGGTGACCGTCGCGCGATCCGCCCGCCGGCACAAGCTGCCCAGCGAGGCCGCGAAGCGCTTCGAGCGCGGCGTCGACCCGCAGATCGCGGCGGCCGCCACCTCCCGTGTGGCCCAACTGCTCGTCGACCTGGCCGGTGGCACCGCGGATGACGCGGGCTCGCTGACCGGCGAGGCTTCAGGCGCCACGGCCATCCTGCTGCCGGCCGGCTACGTCTCCGGGCTCATTGGCGTCGACTACACGAACGAGGAGATCCGCGGCTCGCTGGCCGAGGTCGGCGGCGTGATCGCCGAGACCGAGGGCGGCCTGCTGGTCACCCCGCCGAGCTGGCGCCCCGACGTGACTGACAAGTCCGACCTGGCCGAAGAGGTTGCCCGCATCGTCGGCTACGAGCGCATCCCCTCGATCCTGCCCGTCGCGCCGGCCGGGCACGGCCTCACCCGCGAGCAGCGCATCCGCCGCACCGTGGCAGACGCCCTGGCCGCGGCCGGCTCGACCGAGATCATCGCGTTCCCGTTCCTGCCGAAGGCGCTGAACGACCTGTACGGCGCGGCCCAGTCCGCAGAGGTTGCGCAGATCAAGGTGGCGAACGCGCTCGACGCGAGCGCCCCATACCTGCGCACCACGCTGCTGCCCGGCCTTATCGAGGCCGCCAAGCGCAACCTGTCCCGCGGTCTGACGGATGTCGCGCTCTACGAGCTCGGCCTCGTCTTCACCCCAGAGCAGGGCGCCGTCTACGGCCAGGCCACGCTGCCCTCCGCCGTGCAGCGCCCGAGCGCGGAGCAGCTCGCCGAGCTGAACGCCGGCATCCCGCCGCAGCCGCGGCACGTCGCCGCGCTCGTCGTCGGCAACGTCGTGCGCAAGCAGCCGGGTCAGAGTGCCGTCCCGGCCGGCATCAGCGATGCCCTCGCCATCGTCGCCCAGATCGGGCTCGCCACCGGCGCGGACATCGAGATCGTGCAGGGTCGCCACAAGGCTATGCACCCCGGCCGCACCGCCGAGCTGCGGGTTGCCGGCCAGCACGTCGGCTTCGCCGGTGAGCTGCTGCCGCAGATCGCAGCCGACGCCGACTTGCCCCGCGTGGTTGCCGTCGTCGAGCTCGACCTGGACGCCGTGATCGCCCTGGCCGAGCCGGTCGTCGAGGCCACCGAGATCGGCACGTTCCCGGCTGCGACGCAGGACCTCACGCTCCTCGTCGCCGAGTCCGTGCCCGCCGCCGCGGTTCTGGCGGCCGTGCGCGAGGGTGCGGGCGAGCTGCTCGAGGAGCTGCACCTGGTCGACGACTACCGTGGCGCCGGGCTGGAGGAGGGGCAGAAGAGCCTCACCTTCGCGCTGCGCTTCCGTGCCGCCGACCGCACGCTCACCGCGGCCGAGGCGAGCGAGGCCAAGCTGGCTGGCGCCGCCCGTGCCGCCGAGCTGGTGGGTGCCGCCACTCGCGAGTAG